The Pseudanabaena galeata CCNP1313 genome includes a region encoding these proteins:
- a CDS encoding AbrB/MazE/SpoVT family DNA-binding domain-containing protein: MTEAILDIKTWGNNLGVRLPAAIARAANLKVNQRVRLSVIDGAVIIAPVPNPPLTLKERLAQFDPVRHGGEVMTTSQKLGAEKW, from the coding sequence ATGACCGAAGCAATACTAGATATCAAAACATGGGGAAATAACTTAGGAGTCCGCTTACCCGCCGCGATCGCCCGTGCCGCAAACTTAAAAGTCAATCAGCGCGTGCGCCTCTCCGTAATTGATGGAGCCGTAATTATTGCTCCAGTTCCCAATCCCCCATTAACACTCAAAGAACGTCTCGCCCAGTTTGACCCTGTTCGACATGGCGGTGAAGTTATGACCACCTCTCAAAAGCTAGGCGCAGAAAAGTGGTAA